In the genome of Photobacterium sp. TY1-4, one region contains:
- a CDS encoding ABC transporter substrate-binding protein codes for MALADVAKVAVSQIVEHPALDAARNGLLDGLKQKGYVEGENLEFTYQTAQGNPAIAVQIAKQFVGERPDVLVGIATPTAQALAAATRSIPVVFTAVTDPLGAKLVKDMNHPQRNVTGLSDLSPVAQHVDLMKELLPDAKRIGVVFNPGEANAVALVELLREAAHAKGLEVVEGTALKSADVQSAAQIVAAKADVIYAPTDNTVASAIDGLVNAANQANKPIVGASTTYIENGALAALGFDYYQVGVQTAEYVDALLKGKKVADLPVRVAKGSDLALNQKAAKKLGFTFPESVLTRATSVAN; via the coding sequence ATGGCACTCGCCGACGTCGCCAAAGTGGCGGTATCGCAAATTGTTGAACATCCGGCACTTGATGCTGCGCGCAATGGTCTTTTAGACGGCCTGAAACAAAAAGGCTATGTCGAAGGTGAAAACCTCGAATTTACTTATCAGACCGCCCAGGGCAACCCGGCGATCGCCGTCCAGATTGCCAAGCAGTTTGTCGGTGAACGACCGGATGTGCTGGTCGGTATTGCCACGCCAACCGCGCAAGCGCTGGCTGCCGCCACCCGTTCGATTCCGGTGGTATTTACCGCCGTCACCGATCCGCTCGGGGCCAAGCTGGTGAAAGATATGAACCACCCCCAACGCAACGTGACCGGCCTGTCCGATCTGTCGCCGGTCGCCCAGCATGTCGATCTGATGAAAGAGCTGCTGCCTGATGCCAAACGGATCGGGGTGGTCTTCAACCCGGGCGAAGCCAATGCGGTTGCCCTGGTCGAGCTGCTGCGTGAAGCCGCCCACGCCAAAGGGCTGGAAGTCGTTGAAGGCACTGCGCTCAAGAGTGCCGATGTCCAGTCTGCCGCGCAGATTGTCGCCGCCAAGGCTGATGTGATTTACGCCCCGACCGATAACACCGTCGCCAGTGCCATTGACGGCCTGGTCAATGCGGCCAACCAAGCCAATAAGCCAATTGTCGGCGCCTCGACCACCTACATCGAAAACGGTGCGCTGGCCGCGCTGGGCTTTGACTACTACCAGGTCGGAGTCCAGACCGCGGAGTATGTGGATGCCCTGCTCAAAGGCAAGAAGGTCGCTGATCTGCCGGTCCGCGTCGCCAAAGGCTCAGACCTGGCCCTGAACCAGAAAGCAGCGAAAAAGCTCGGGTTCACCTTCCCGGAATCCGTGCTGACACGTGCGACGTCCGTCGCCAACTAA